A stretch of Paracoccus sp. N5 DNA encodes these proteins:
- the ispG gene encoding flavodoxin-dependent (E)-4-hydroxy-3-methylbut-2-enyl-diphosphate synthase, producing the protein MSHNPIRPWRNIDRRKSRQIMVGKVPVGGDAPISVQTMTNTDTSDVRATLDQVLRAADVGADIVRVSTPDEASTRALREICRESPVPIVADIHFHYKRAIEAAEAGAACLRINPGNIGDESRVREVIRAARDHGCSIRIGVNAGSLEKHLLEKYGEPCPDAMVESGLDHIRILQDNDFHEFKISVKASDVFLAAAAYQQLAEATDAPIHLGITEAGGLMAGTVKSAIGLGNLLWMGIGDTIRVSLSADPVEEVKVGFEILKSLGLRTRGVQIISCPSCARQGFDVIKTVETLEKRLEHIKTPMSLSIIGCVVNGPGEALMTDIGFTGGGAGAGMVYLAGKQNHKMTNDQMVDHIVELVEKRAAEIESAQSAAAE; encoded by the coding sequence ATGTCGCATAACCCCATCCGCCCCTGGCGCAACATCGACCGGCGCAAGTCGCGTCAGATCATGGTCGGCAAGGTGCCGGTGGGCGGGGACGCGCCGATCAGCGTGCAGACCATGACCAACACCGACACCAGCGACGTCAGGGCGACGCTGGACCAGGTGCTGCGCGCCGCCGACGTCGGCGCCGACATCGTGCGCGTCTCGACCCCTGACGAGGCCTCGACCCGTGCCCTGCGCGAGATCTGCCGCGAAAGCCCGGTGCCCATCGTCGCCGACATCCATTTCCACTACAAGCGCGCCATCGAGGCCGCCGAGGCCGGCGCCGCCTGCCTGCGCATCAACCCCGGCAATATCGGCGACGAAAGCCGCGTGCGCGAGGTCATCAGGGCGGCCCGCGACCACGGCTGCTCGATCCGCATCGGCGTCAACGCGGGTAGCCTGGAAAAGCACCTGCTGGAAAAATACGGCGAGCCCTGCCCGGATGCGATGGTGGAATCCGGTCTCGACCATATCAGGATCCTGCAGGACAACGACTTCCACGAATTCAAGATCAGCGTGAAGGCCTCGGACGTCTTCCTCGCCGCCGCCGCCTATCAGCAACTGGCCGAGGCGACCGACGCGCCGATCCACCTCGGCATCACCGAGGCGGGCGGGCTGATGGCCGGCACGGTGAAATCCGCCATCGGGCTTGGCAACCTTCTGTGGATGGGCATCGGCGACACGATCCGCGTCAGCCTGTCCGCCGATCCGGTCGAAGAGGTCAAGGTCGGTTTCGAGATCCTGAAATCCCTGGGCCTGCGCACCCGCGGCGTGCAGATCATCTCTTGCCCCAGTTGCGCGCGGCAGGGTTTCGACGTGATCAAGACCGTCGAGACGCTGGAAAAGCGCCTCGAACACATCAAGACGCCGATGAGCCTGTCGATCATCGGCTGCGTGGTGAACGGCCCGGGCGAGGCCCTGATGACCGACATCGGCTTCACCGGTGGCGGCGCCGGCGCCGGCATGGTCTATCTGGCCGGCAAGCAGAACCACAAGATGACCAACGACCAGATGGTCGACCATATCGTCGAACTGGTCGAGAAACGCGCCGCCGAGATCGAATCCGCGCAATCCGCCGCCGCCGAATGA
- a CDS encoding DUF4177 domain-containing protein, with protein MSSYEYTVIPAPARGEKAKGARTGIERFAATLTDALNDMAREGWEYVRAEVLPAEERSGLTSRTTVYHNLLVFRRVLGAEPARSLPLEEPVAAPTTPPIAAPSAAPEQPAPIRPAEPSTAQPAPVRAPFSQPMRAMPQQQAHARAAEPPLTAPPAGPRLGPATR; from the coding sequence ATGAGCAGCTACGAATACACCGTCATTCCCGCCCCGGCGCGCGGCGAAAAGGCCAAGGGCGCCCGCACCGGCATCGAACGCTTCGCCGCGACGCTGACCGACGCGCTGAACGATATGGCGCGCGAGGGCTGGGAATATGTCCGCGCCGAGGTGCTGCCGGCCGAGGAACGCTCGGGCCTCACCAGCCGCACCACCGTCTATCACAACCTGCTGGTGTTCCGCCGCGTCCTCGGGGCCGAGCCTGCCCGCAGCCTGCCCCTCGAGGAGCCCGTTGCGGCCCCGACCACGCCTCCGATCGCCGCGCCATCCGCTGCGCCCGAACAGCCGGCACCGATTCGCCCGGCGGAACCGTCCACGGCCCAGCCCGCGCCGGTCCGCGCCCCCTTCAGCCAGCCGATGCGCGCCATGCCGCAACAGCAGGCCCATGCCCGCGCCGCCGAACCGCCGCTGACCGCGCCGCCGGCCGGTCCGCGCCTCGGTCCCGCAACCCGCTGA
- a CDS encoding PBP1A family penicillin-binding protein produces the protein MLRFVLSFIGAIFSWFVTAVFFIALTVGGVFWMYSRDLPSHEQLAQYAPKTISRIYSGEGRIIDEFAEERRIFVPIDEIPPLVREAFVSAEDKNFYHHHGFDPRGMIGAMVEAVKSRGQNVRGASTITQQVMKNFLLSSDRSVERKIKELILATRLESTLSKDQILELYLNEIFLGQNSFGVAAAAQTYFNKPLTELAPHEAATLAAMPQAPGRYHPVRAKERVTERRNYVLREMWQNGYIDQATYEAESKLPLRSVQNGDFPAFQQQLPPRDYFTDEIRRQLSAQFGEEEFFGGGLAIRATVDPRLQKVAARALQKALEQYDRGRGIWRGTRVTIPAEQLATEADWRAALAETRVPRDIEGWFPAVVLALGETDATIGIEDHEATQTIPAKDVQWARKRLSDGKLGPKARVASDLLEIGDVVLVRQMTSDSDGSFIRWTLRQVPEIEGGFMAMDVNTGRVISMQGGFSYQSSVFNRATQAQRQPGSSFKPFVYAAALDSGFTPATIIVDEPITVNTPQGLWTPKNASGKFYGPTPMRTGIEQSRNLMTIRIAQDIGMDTVAKYAEKFGVYDHLGHFLANSLGAQETTLFKMVAAYAMFANGGERVEPTLVDRVQDRRGRTIYRHDRRDCVTCGQATLPAGAAPQIVSNRERVMDAITAYQLTSMMEGVVKRGSGRGVSLPVPVAGKTGTTNDAKDVWFIGFTSNLVAGCYLGYDQPRTLGSNAFGGTLCVPVFNEFMQEAVKEFGGTDFAVPPGGHFVNIDRFSGAILGPDAKGDNVIAEYFRDGQDLSGLGLVDGGFGRADPATLPLFTSARDGGQAVTTSTGKKKVIPKKADFGTLSSGGLY, from the coding sequence TTGCTGCGTTTCGTCCTGTCCTTCATCGGCGCGATCTTTTCCTGGTTCGTGACGGCCGTGTTCTTCATCGCCTTGACCGTGGGAGGGGTGTTCTGGATGTATTCGCGCGACCTGCCCAGCCACGAGCAGCTCGCGCAATACGCGCCCAAGACCATCAGCCGGATCTATTCCGGCGAGGGCCGGATCATCGACGAATTCGCCGAGGAACGCCGCATTTTCGTCCCCATCGACGAGATCCCGCCCCTGGTGCGCGAGGCCTTCGTCAGCGCCGAGGACAAGAACTTCTACCACCACCACGGCTTCGACCCGCGCGGCATGATCGGCGCCATGGTCGAGGCGGTGAAGTCGCGCGGCCAGAACGTGCGCGGCGCCTCGACCATCACCCAGCAGGTGATGAAGAACTTCCTACTGTCCAGCGACCGCAGCGTCGAACGCAAGATCAAGGAGCTGATTCTGGCCACGCGGCTGGAATCGACGCTGTCGAAGGACCAGATCCTGGAACTGTATCTGAACGAGATCTTCCTCGGCCAGAACAGCTTCGGCGTCGCCGCGGCGGCGCAGACCTATTTCAACAAGCCGCTGACCGAGTTGGCCCCGCATGAGGCGGCGACGCTGGCTGCCATGCCGCAGGCGCCCGGCCGCTATCACCCGGTCCGTGCCAAGGAGCGGGTCACCGAACGGCGCAATTACGTCCTGCGCGAGATGTGGCAGAACGGCTATATCGACCAGGCGACCTATGAGGCGGAATCGAAACTGCCGCTGCGCTCGGTGCAGAACGGCGATTTCCCGGCCTTCCAGCAGCAATTGCCGCCGCGCGACTATTTCACCGACGAGATCCGCCGCCAGCTCTCGGCGCAGTTCGGCGAAGAGGAATTCTTCGGCGGCGGCCTCGCCATTCGCGCCACCGTCGATCCCCGGCTGCAAAAGGTCGCGGCCCGGGCGCTGCAAAAGGCGCTGGAGCAATACGACCGCGGCCGCGGCATCTGGCGCGGCACCCGCGTGACCATCCCGGCCGAACAACTCGCCACCGAGGCCGACTGGCGCGCCGCGCTCGCCGAGACCCGCGTGCCGCGCGACATCGAGGGCTGGTTCCCGGCCGTGGTGCTGGCGCTCGGCGAGACCGACGCGACCATAGGCATCGAGGATCACGAGGCAACCCAGACCATCCCCGCCAAGGACGTGCAATGGGCGCGAAAGCGACTTTCGGACGGCAAGCTCGGCCCCAAGGCGCGCGTGGCCTCGGACCTGCTCGAGATCGGCGACGTGGTGCTGGTCCGGCAGATGACCTCGGACAGCGACGGCAGCTTCATCCGCTGGACCCTGCGCCAAGTGCCCGAGATCGAGGGCGGCTTCATGGCCATGGACGTGAATACCGGCCGGGTGATCTCGATGCAGGGCGGCTTCAGCTACCAAAGCTCGGTCTTCAACCGCGCGACCCAGGCGCAGCGCCAGCCGGGCTCCAGCTTCAAGCCCTTCGTCTATGCGGCCGCGCTGGATTCGGGCTTTACCCCGGCGACGATCATCGTGGACGAGCCGATCACCGTGAACACGCCGCAGGGCCTGTGGACGCCCAAGAACGCCTCGGGCAAGTTCTACGGCCCGACGCCGATGCGCACCGGGATCGAGCAGTCCCGCAACCTGATGACCATCCGCATCGCCCAGGACATCGGCATGGATACGGTGGCGAAATATGCCGAGAAATTCGGCGTCTACGACCACTTGGGCCATTTCCTGGCCAACAGTCTCGGCGCACAGGAGACGACGCTGTTCAAGATGGTCGCCGCCTATGCCATGTTTGCCAATGGTGGCGAGCGGGTGGAACCGACGCTGGTCGACCGCGTGCAGGACCGCCGCGGCCGCACCATCTATCGCCACGACCGCCGCGACTGCGTGACCTGCGGCCAGGCGACGCTGCCGGCCGGGGCCGCGCCGCAGATCGTCTCGAACCGCGAGCGGGTGATGGATGCGATCACCGCCTACCAGCTGACCTCGATGATGGAGGGCGTGGTCAAGCGCGGGTCGGGCCGTGGCGTCAGCCTGCCGGTGCCCGTCGCCGGCAAGACCGGCACCACCAACGACGCCAAGGACGTCTGGTTCATCGGCTTCACCTCGAATCTCGTCGCCGGCTGCTACCTGGGCTATGACCAGCCGCGCACGCTGGGCTCGAACGCCTTCGGCGGCACGCTCTGCGTCCCGGTGTTCAACGAATTCATGCAGGAAGCGGTCAAGGAATTCGGCGGCACCGACTTCGCCGTTCCCCCGGGCGGACATTTCGTCAACATCGACCGCTTCAGCGGCGCCATCCTCGGCCCCGATGCCAAGGGCGACAATGTCATCGCCGAATATTTCCGCGACGGCCAGGATCTGAGCGGCCTCGGCCTGGTCGACGGCGGCTTCGGCCGCGCCGACCCGGCGACGCTGCCGCTGTTCACCTCGGCCCGCGACGGCGGCCAGGCGGTGACCACCTCGACCGGCAAGAAGAAGGTGATCCCGAAAAAGGCCGATTTCGGCACCCTCTCCTCGGGCGGCCTGTACTAG
- a CDS encoding patatin-like phospholipase family protein: MAVKHINLALQGGGAHGAFAWGVLDRLLDEPEIEIRGISGTSAGALNGAALAAGLSCGPGRRGREAARQNLAYIWSQVGQVSDNAMVRWLHSMFPSPRGWQRLTELLSPVAWLGSLTRIFSPYDSGPFYSNPLAAILREMPHPRLGREEGPAFFVTATNVRTGLVRVFGGAEVTVDTVLASACLPEIFRAVEIDDPLTGRREAYWDGGYSANPALFPLYRADLPRDIVVVNINPMLREVLPRSPAAIQDRVNEISFNAALLAELRAINFVKKLHAEGRLTGRPMKNVLLHAIMDDALMNSLTAATKLVPAPGLLERLHDAGVVAAEAFLAQNADNIGIRDSYDLAQLFPTQAAVSGR; encoded by the coding sequence ATGGCGGTCAAGCACATCAACCTGGCCCTGCAGGGCGGCGGCGCACATGGCGCCTTTGCCTGGGGCGTGCTGGACCGGCTGCTCGACGAGCCCGAGATCGAGATCCGCGGCATCAGCGGCACCTCGGCCGGGGCGCTGAATGGCGCGGCGCTGGCGGCGGGCCTGTCCTGCGGGCCCGGCCGGCGCGGGCGCGAGGCGGCGCGGCAGAACCTGGCCTATATCTGGTCGCAGGTCGGGCAGGTCAGCGACAATGCCATGGTGCGCTGGCTGCATTCGATGTTTCCCTCGCCCCGGGGCTGGCAGCGGCTGACCGAGTTGCTTTCGCCGGTGGCTTGGCTCGGCTCGCTGACCCGGATTTTCAGCCCCTATGACAGCGGGCCGTTCTATTCCAACCCGCTGGCCGCCATCCTGCGCGAGATGCCGCATCCGCGCCTGGGCCGCGAGGAGGGGCCGGCCTTCTTCGTCACCGCGACCAATGTGCGCACCGGGCTGGTGCGGGTCTTTGGCGGCGCCGAGGTGACGGTGGACACGGTGCTGGCCTCGGCCTGCCTGCCCGAGATCTTTCGCGCGGTCGAGATCGACGACCCGCTGACCGGGCGGCGCGAGGCCTATTGGGACGGCGGCTATTCCGCCAATCCGGCGCTGTTCCCGCTGTATCGCGCCGACCTGCCGCGCGACATCGTCGTGGTCAACATCAACCCGATGCTGCGCGAGGTGCTGCCGCGCTCGCCGGCCGCGATCCAGGATCGGGTGAACGAGATCAGCTTCAACGCCGCGCTGCTGGCCGAGTTGCGCGCGATCAACTTCGTCAAGAAGCTGCATGCCGAGGGCCGGCTGACCGGGCGGCCGATGAAGAACGTGCTGCTGCATGCGATCATGGATGATGCGTTGATGAACTCGCTGACCGCCGCGACCAAGCTGGTGCCGGCGCCGGGCCTGCTGGAGCGGCTGCATGATGCCGGCGTCGTCGCGGCCGAGGCGTTCCTGGCGCAGAATGCCGACAATATCGGCATCCGCGATTCCTATGACCTGGCGCAGTTGTTTCCGACGCAGGCGGCGGTTTCAGGGCGCTGA
- a CDS encoding N-acetylmuramoyl-L-alanine amidase gives MRWLVALLLVCLAWPALAQDRSALARVDLAHSALLAEGRDRGKPRPLELQLAVSQPVPYRVYFLDGPPRLVVDFREIDFAGTDAQALPGRDLVPALRWGRFRPGWSRLVMELPGPYALRMAVQRPAEGGAGGALVRLRIEPVPQDEFATRGNALSALWDLPAPAAVAPLPPRRAADRPLRIAIDPGHGGHDPGAQVGAIYEAAVMLGFARELSEILARAGFEVVPTRSDDSFVPLERRMTLARAGQADLFISLHADALPAGEAAGLSIYTWNPQADDRATRELAMRHDRTDLLAGLDLAGTDDQIADVLMDMARIETQPRSEAFAKFAVSELNRAGIVMHRRPMRGAAFSVLKSPDIPSVLIELGFLTDPGDRANLFDPEWRARTAGAIAQAASLWARDDAARAALSRK, from the coding sequence ATGAGGTGGCTTGTCGCGCTGCTGCTGGTCTGCCTCGCCTGGCCCGCGCTGGCGCAGGACCGCTCGGCGCTGGCGCGGGTCGACCTGGCGCATTCCGCGCTGCTGGCCGAGGGGCGTGACCGCGGCAAGCCGAGGCCGCTCGAACTGCAACTGGCGGTCAGCCAGCCGGTGCCCTATCGGGTCTATTTCCTCGACGGCCCGCCGCGGCTGGTGGTGGATTTCCGCGAGATCGACTTTGCCGGCACCGACGCCCAGGCGCTGCCGGGGCGCGACCTGGTGCCGGCGCTGCGCTGGGGCCGGTTCCGGCCGGGCTGGTCGCGGCTGGTGATGGAACTGCCCGGCCCCTATGCGCTGCGCATGGCGGTGCAGCGCCCGGCCGAGGGCGGCGCCGGCGGCGCGCTGGTCAGGCTGCGCATCGAGCCGGTGCCGCAGGACGAATTCGCCACCCGCGGCAATGCGCTTTCGGCGCTGTGGGATCTGCCGGCGCCGGCGGCCGTGGCGCCGCTGCCGCCGCGCCGCGCCGCCGACCGACCCCTGCGCATCGCGATCGACCCTGGCCATGGCGGCCATGACCCCGGCGCCCAGGTCGGCGCCATCTACGAGGCGGCGGTGATGCTGGGCTTTGCCCGCGAGCTGTCCGAGATCCTGGCCCGCGCCGGTTTCGAGGTGGTGCCGACCCGCAGCGACGACAGCTTCGTGCCGCTGGAGCGGCGCATGACCCTGGCGCGCGCGGGGCAGGCCGACCTGTTCATCTCGCTTCATGCCGATGCCCTGCCGGCGGGCGAGGCGGCCGGGCTTTCGATCTATACCTGGAACCCGCAGGCGGACGACCGCGCCACGCGCGAACTGGCGATGCGCCACGACCGCACCGACCTTCTGGCCGGGCTGGACCTGGCCGGCACCGACGACCAGATTGCCGACGTGCTGATGGACATGGCCCGCATCGAGACGCAGCCGCGATCCGAGGCCTTCGCCAAGTTCGCCGTGTCCGAGCTGAACCGCGCCGGCATCGTCATGCACCGCCGCCCGATGCGCGGCGCGGCGTTTTCGGTCCTGAAATCGCCCGACATCCCCTCGGTGCTGATCGAGCTCGGCTTCCTGACCGACCCCGGCGACCGGGCGAACCTCTTCGACCCGGAATGGCGGGCGCGCACGGCCGGGGCCATCGCCCAGGCAGCCAGCCTGTGGGCGCGCGACGACGCGGCGCGGGCGGCGCTTTCCCGCAAGTAG
- the prfB gene encoding peptide chain release factor 2 — MRAETQATIDAIRKSLKLLAQRMDWETAPHRLEELNAMIEAGDIWSDPARAQKLMRDRQMLSDAVETYRRIETELKDNAELIELGEAEDDAEIVADAEAALKALAELAAQKELEALLNGEADGNDTFLEVNAGAGGTESCDWASMLARMYVRWAEKKGYNVELLSETGGDEAGIRSAAYKISGPNAYGWLKSESGVHRLVRISPYDSAARRHTSFSSVWVYPVVDDNIEIDIPDKDIRIDTYRSSGAGGQHVNTTDSAVRITHLPTGIVVTSSEKSQHQNRANAMAALKARLYQLELDKRNAAINAQHEAKGDAGWGNQIRSYVLHPYQMVKDLRTSHETSDTQGVLDGDLDAFMAATLALDVAGKSRAEAQAED; from the coding sequence ATGCGCGCCGAAACCCAAGCCACCATCGATGCGATCCGCAAGTCGCTGAAGCTTCTGGCGCAGCGCATGGATTGGGAAACCGCGCCGCACCGGCTCGAGGAACTCAATGCGATGATCGAGGCCGGCGACATCTGGTCCGACCCGGCCCGCGCGCAAAAGCTGATGCGCGACCGCCAGATGCTTTCGGATGCGGTGGAAACCTATCGCCGCATCGAGACCGAGCTCAAGGACAATGCCGAGCTGATCGAGCTGGGCGAAGCCGAGGATGACGCCGAGATCGTCGCCGATGCCGAGGCCGCGCTGAAGGCGCTGGCCGAGCTTGCGGCGCAGAAGGAACTCGAGGCGCTTCTGAACGGCGAGGCTGACGGTAACGACACCTTCCTCGAGGTCAATGCGGGTGCTGGCGGCACCGAAAGCTGCGACTGGGCCTCGATGCTGGCGCGGATGTATGTCCGCTGGGCCGAGAAGAAGGGCTATAACGTCGAGTTGCTCAGCGAGACCGGCGGCGACGAGGCCGGCATCCGCTCGGCCGCCTACAAGATCTCGGGGCCGAATGCCTATGGCTGGCTGAAATCGGAATCGGGGGTGCACCGGCTGGTGCGCATCTCGCCCTATGATTCGGCGGCGCGGCGGCATACCTCCTTCAGCTCGGTCTGGGTCTATCCGGTGGTCGATGACAATATCGAGATCGACATTCCCGACAAGGACATCCGCATCGACACCTATCGCTCGTCCGGGGCGGGCGGGCAGCACGTCAACACCACCGACTCGGCGGTGCGCATCACCCACCTGCCGACCGGGATCGTGGTGACCAGTTCCGAGAAATCCCAGCACCAGAACCGCGCCAATGCCATGGCGGCGCTGAAGGCGCGGCTCTATCAGCTGGAGCTCGACAAGCGCAACGCGGCCATCAACGCCCAGCACGAGGCCAAGGGCGATGCCGGCTGGGGCAACCAGATCCGCTCCTACGTGCTGCATCCCTACCAGATGGTGAAGGACCTGCGCACTTCGCATGAGACTTCGGACACGCAGGGCGTGCTGGACGGCGACCTCGACGCCTTCATGGCCGCCACGCTGGCGCTGGACGTGGCCGGCAAGAGCCGGGCCGAGGCGCAGGCCGAGGACTGA
- a CDS encoding aminotransferase class I/II-fold pyridoxal phosphate-dependent enzyme, protein MRHSQRGQVDPFIVMDVMEAARKAEDAGRHIIHMEVGQPSTPAPEGARRALAAALDQPLGYTVALGLPELRRGIAALYRRWYGIDLNPDRVVVTPGSSGAFILAFSALFDAGDRVALGEPGYPSYRQILRAMSLQPVGIQTRAEDRYQPRPQDLPPDARGLILASPGNPSGTVLRREELAALTARAAELGMNVISDEIYHGLDYGAGFHSALEVTDEVFVINSFSKYFSMTGWRVGWMVVPETMIRTVERIAQNMFICPPHASQVAALAALDCVEEADANLAVYAENRRLMLERLPGIGFDRIAPPEGAFYIYADVSELTDNSLNFAAEILEKAGVAVTPGLDFDPLRGARTLRFSYARSTADIAEGLDRLAGFMDDYRAAR, encoded by the coding sequence ATGAGACATTCGCAGCGCGGGCAGGTCGATCCGTTCATCGTGATGGATGTCATGGAGGCGGCCCGCAAGGCCGAGGATGCCGGCCGCCACATCATCCACATGGAGGTCGGCCAGCCCTCGACCCCGGCCCCCGAGGGCGCGCGCCGGGCGCTCGCCGCCGCGCTGGACCAGCCGCTGGGCTATACCGTCGCGCTTGGTCTGCCGGAACTGCGCCGCGGCATCGCCGCGCTTTACCGGCGCTGGTATGGCATCGACCTGAACCCGGACAGGGTGGTGGTCACGCCCGGCTCCTCGGGCGCCTTCATCCTGGCCTTCTCGGCGCTGTTCGATGCCGGCGACCGCGTCGCCCTGGGCGAGCCGGGCTATCCCAGCTATCGCCAGATCCTGCGCGCCATGTCGCTGCAGCCCGTCGGCATCCAGACCCGGGCCGAGGATCGCTATCAGCCGCGCCCGCAGGACCTGCCCCCGGATGCGCGAGGGCTGATCCTGGCCTCGCCCGGCAATCCCTCGGGGACGGTGCTGCGGCGCGAGGAACTGGCGGCATTGACCGCGCGGGCCGCCGAACTGGGCATGAACGTCATCTCGGACGAGATCTATCACGGGCTCGACTACGGCGCCGGCTTCCATTCGGCGCTGGAGGTCACCGACGAAGTCTTCGTCATCAACAGCTTCTCGAAATATTTCAGCATGACCGGCTGGCGGGTCGGCTGGATGGTGGTGCCGGAGACCATGATCCGCACCGTCGAGCGCATCGCCCAGAATATGTTCATCTGCCCGCCGCACGCCAGCCAGGTCGCGGCGCTGGCGGCACTGGATTGCGTCGAGGAAGCCGATGCAAACCTTGCCGTCTACGCGGAAAATCGCCGGCTTATGCTGGAACGCCTGCCCGGCATCGGCTTCGACCGCATCGCCCCGCCCGAGGGCGCCTTCTACATCTATGCCGATGTGTCGGAACTGACGGACAACAGCCTGAACTTCGCGGCCGAGATCCTTGAAAAGGCTGGGGTCGCCGTGACGCCCGGGCTGGATTTCGACCCCCTGCGCGGGGCACGGACGCTGCGCTTCAGCTATGCGCGTTCGACCGCCGACATCGCTGAGGGGCTGGACCGGCTTGCGGGTTTCATGGACGATTACCGGGCGGCCCGATGA
- a CDS encoding helix-turn-helix domain-containing protein yields the protein MIGLRGNPPSHGHDEAAALPHGFDDPDIRLGDLMRGERATLGKSLLDVQRELRIRASYVAAIENCDISAFDTPSFIAGYVRSYARYLGMDSDWTFRRFCQESGFQPTHGMAPAASGPKPQRRPSDPAEALANPHPIFLPKPESMWSSIEPRAIGSLLVMVALACGLGYGGWAVLQEVQKVNLTPGDQAPGMIAALDPVQEAAEPETVESAQVNLPRPEGLDRTYRPQALEVPVLVARDGPIAAIDPGLAGPVAAQPEAAIAQAVTAPAQAAQAERVFGPEMPAEQLAVRTVAPDAAEIEILAARPAWVRVTSADGTVLLEKTMDAGERFALPKLEAPPILRAGNSGAVYFAVNGRTYGPAAPGAKVVKNVELSPTALTAKFAFADLTKDPELAQMVAMVATPGDAPAPVQE from the coding sequence ATGATCGGGCTGAGGGGGAATCCCCCGTCGCATGGCCATGACGAGGCTGCGGCTTTGCCGCATGGCTTCGACGATCCTGATATTCGACTCGGCGACCTGATGCGGGGCGAACGCGCCACGCTGGGCAAGTCGCTGCTGGACGTCCAGCGCGAGCTGCGCATCCGCGCGTCCTACGTCGCCGCCATCGAGAATTGCGACATCTCGGCCTTCGACACGCCCAGCTTCATCGCCGGCTATGTGCGGTCTTATGCGCGCTATCTGGGGATGGATTCGGACTGGACCTTCCGCCGCTTCTGCCAGGAATCGGGCTTCCAGCCCACGCATGGCATGGCGCCGGCCGCCTCGGGGCCGAAGCCGCAGCGCCGGCCCTCGGATCCGGCCGAGGCGCTGGCCAATCCGCATCCGATCTTCCTGCCCAAGCCGGAAAGCATGTGGTCTTCGATCGAGCCGCGCGCCATCGGCTCGCTGCTGGTCATGGTCGCGCTGGCCTGCGGGCTGGGCTATGGCGGCTGGGCCGTGCTGCAAGAGGTGCAGAAGGTCAACCTCACCCCCGGCGACCAGGCGCCCGGCATGATCGCCGCGCTGGACCCGGTGCAAGAGGCGGCCGAGCCGGAGACAGTGGAATCGGCCCAGGTCAACCTGCCACGCCCCGAGGGGCTGGACCGCACTTATCGCCCGCAGGCGCTGGAGGTGCCGGTGCTGGTCGCGCGCGACGGGCCCATCGCCGCCATCGACCCGGGCCTGGCCGGCCCGGTCGCGGCGCAGCCCGAAGCCGCCATCGCCCAGGCCGTCACCGCCCCGGCGCAAGCCGCCCAGGCCGAGCGCGTCTTTGGCCCCGAGATGCCGGCCGAGCAGCTGGCCGTGCGCACCGTCGCTCCCGATGCCGCCGAGATCGAGATCCTGGCCGCGCGCCCGGCCTGGGTGCGGGTGACCTCGGCCGACGGCACCGTGCTCTTGGAAAAGACCATGGACGCCGGCGAACGCTTCGCGCTGCCCAAGCTGGAAGCGCCGCCGATCCTGCGCGCCGGCAATTCGGGCGCGGTCTATTTCGCCGTCAACGGCCGCACCTATGGCCCGGCCGCGCCGGGCGCCAAGGTGGTGAAGAATGTCGAGCTGTCGCCGACGGCGCTGACCGCCAAATTTGCCTTTGCCGACCTGACCAAGGATCCGGAACTGGCGCAGATGGTGGCCATGGTCGCGACCCCGGGCGATGCCCCGGCGCCGGTGCAGGAATAG
- a CDS encoding DsbA family protein, translating to MKAILTAAALTATALPALAFDPANMSEAEKAAFGEAVRDYLMANPDVLVESINVLEERRVADEAKNDKLLVQNNKDAIFDDGHSWVGGNPEGDVTLVEFIDYRCGVCKKVNPDLEKLISADGNIRWILKEFPILTQESDLAARFAVAVQQEAGADAYKKAHDALMASRGPVNLDSLTALAGELGVDDKAVLNRMNTEEVSAVLRKNRQLAEQMSVMGTPTFIIGGEMLRGVPADGLQGAIARARAENG from the coding sequence ATGAAAGCCATTCTGACCGCCGCGGCTCTGACGGCCACCGCCCTGCCCGCCCTTGCCTTCGATCCGGCGAACATGAGCGAGGCCGAGAAGGCCGCCTTCGGCGAAGCGGTGCGCGACTATCTGATGGCCAATCCCGATGTGCTGGTCGAGTCGATCAACGTGCTGGAAGAGCGCCGCGTGGCCGACGAGGCCAAGAATGACAAGCTGCTGGTCCAGAACAACAAGGACGCGATCTTCGACGACGGCCACAGCTGGGTCGGCGGCAATCCCGAGGGCGACGTGACGCTGGTCGAGTTCATCGACTATCGCTGCGGCGTCTGCAAGAAGGTGAACCCCGACCTGGAGAAGCTGATCTCGGCCGATGGCAATATCCGCTGGATCCTGAAGGAATTCCCGATCCTGACCCAGGAGAGCGACCTCGCCGCGCGCTTTGCCGTGGCGGTGCAGCAGGAGGCGGGCGCGGATGCCTACAAGAAGGCGCATGACGCGCTGATGGCGTCGCGCGGACCGGTGAACCTGGACAGCCTGACCGCGCTCGCGGGCGAGCTGGGGGTCGACGACAAGGCGGTGCTGAACCGCATGAACACCGAGGAGGTCTCGGCCGTGCTGCGCAAGAACCGGCAACTGGCCGAGCAGATGAGCGTGATGGGCACGCCCACCTTCATCATCGGCGGCGAGATGCTGCGCGGCGTGCCGGCCGATGGGTTGCAGGGCGCGATTGCGCGGGCGCGGGCGGAAAACGGCTGA